The window AGCAAGGGCACGAAGGTTTTTGCCCTGTCCGGCGACGTGAACAACATCGGGCTGGTCGAGGTGGACATGGGCACGCCCCTGTCCGTGCTGGTCAACGACATCGGCGGCGGGGTGCCGGGCAAGCGCTCATGCAAGGCCGTGCAGCTCGGCGGGCCGTCGGGCGGAAGCATCCCGGCGCACCTGCTGGACACGCCCGTGGACTACGAGGCCATCAGTCAGGCCGGGGCCATCATGGGCTCGGGCGGGGTCATCGTCATGGACGACCGCACCTGCATGGTCGACATGGCCCGCTTCTTCATGGACTTCATCCAGGACGAATCCTGCGGCAAATGCACGCCGTGTCGGGAGGGGACCAGGCGGCAGCTCGAAATTCTGACCCGCATCTGCGAGGGCAAGGGCGCTCCCGGTGACCTGCGCACCCTCGAAGACCTGGCCGCGGTCATCACCGACGCCTCCCTGTGCGGGTTGGGCCAGACCGCGTCCAACCCGATCCTCTCGGCCCTGCGCCACTTCCGGGACGAGTTCGAGGCGCACATCAACGAAAGGCGCTGCCCGGCCAAACGCTGCGTGGCCCTGCTCAAGTTCGAGGTCCGCGAGGATCTGTGCCGCAAGTGCGGACTGTGCCACAAGGCCTGCCCGGCCGGGGCCGTGATCTGGGCCAAGAAGCAGGTCGCGCGCATCGACCGGGAAAAATGCGTGCGATGCCTGGCGTGTTTCCAGGCCTGTCCCTTTGACTGCATCGAATGACGGGAGCGCCATGGAACTGACCATCAACGACATCACCTGCACTTTCGCCCCCGGCCAGACCATTCTGGAGGTGGCCACGGCGCACGGCATATTCATACCGACCCTGTGCCACCTGCCGAATTGCACGCCCACCGGTGCCTGCCGCATCTGCGTGGTGGAGGTTTGGGGCGCGCGCACCCTGGTCGCGTCCTGTGCGGCTCCGGCGACCGAGGGCATGATTGTCGGCACCGAAACCGAACGGGTTCTGCGCGCCCGCAAGACCATCCTGCGCCTCATGCTCGACTCCGGAAACCATGACTGCCTGCTCTGTCCGGCGGCGGGAGACTGCGTTTTGCAAAGCCTCGCGTTCCGCTACGGGGTCGGCACCGGCACCTTCGAGCGGCCCAAACCGCGCCATCGTCCCGAGACCGGCAATCCGTTCATTGTTCGCGATTTTTCCAAGTGCATCCTGTGTGGTCGTTGCGTGCAGGCCTGCAACGAGGTGCAGGTCAACGAGGCCATCGATTACGGATATCGCGGGGCCGCCACCAAGATCGTGGCCGGTTGCGACTCCACCCTGGCCGAGTCGGACTGCGTTTTTTGCGGCGAATGCCTGCAGGTCTGTCCGGTGGGGGCGCTGAGCATTCATGATGCGCGCGGCAAGGCCCGCCTGTGCGAGACGCGTCCGGTACGTACCACCTGCCCGTATTGCGGCGTGGGCTGTCAGATGGACGTGCATGTCAAGGACGGGCGCATCCAGCATGTGCTGGGCGCCGTGGACGGGCACAACGAAGGCAGCCTCTGCGTGAAGGGCCGTTTTGCCCTGGATTTCACCGCGCATCCCGAGCGCCTGAGGACTCCGCTGATCCGCCGCGACGGCGTGCTTGTTCCGGCCAGTTGGGACGAGGCGCTTGATCTGGTGGCTTCGCGCCTTTTGGCCCTGCGCGAGGAGCATGGGCCGCGCAGCCTGGGTTTTCTGGCCTCGGCCCGCTGCACCAACGAGGAAAACTACCTGTTCCAGAAGCTGGCGCGCTGCATGGGCACCAACAACGTGGATCACTGCGCGCGGCTGTGCCATGCCTCATCCCTGGAGGCGCTGGTGCAGGCCTTCGGCAGCGCTTCGCCGACCAATGTCATGGCCGATGTGGTCAACGCCGAGGTGATCCTGGTCACCGGCTCCAACACCACCGAAACGCATCCCGTGTTCTCAAGTCGCATCAAGCGCGCCGCCCGCGCAGGCGCAACGCTCGTGGTCGTGGACCCGCGCGCTGTCGGCCTGACCCGCCACGCCGATCTCTGGCTGCGGCCCAGGCCCGGAACCGACATCGCCTGGATCAACGGCCTCATGCACGTCATCCTGCGCGAGGGTCTGGAGAACCGGGACTTCATAGATCGCCGGACCGAAGGGTTCGAGGAGCTGCGCGAGGCCCTGGCCGTCTATACTCCGGCATATGTGCAGGCCGCGACCGGAATTCCGGCCGCCGACCTTGAGCGGGCGGCGCGTCTATATGCCCGGGCGGGGGCGGCGACGATCCTGTATTGCATGGGCATCACCCAGCACACCTGCGGTACGGACACGGTGTTGGCCCTGGCCAATCTGGCCATGCTCTGCGGTCAGGTGGGGCGGCCGGGTGCGGGGATCAATCCGCTGCGGGGGCAGAACAACGTGCAGGGTTCCTGTGACATGGGCGGGTTGCCGGGCGTTTTGCCCGGGTACGGGCGGGTGGACGATGATGCGGCTCTGGGACGGATTGAAAGCCTGTGGAAGATGTCCCTCTCCAGGACTCCGGGCCTGACCGCCACGGAGATGATGGCCACGCCGCAGGTCAGGGGCATGTACATCATGGGTGAGAATCCCATGGTCTCGGACGCGGACGTGGCGCATGTGCGCAGGAGACTGGATGAACTCGATTTTCTGGTCGTGCAGGACATTTTTCTGACCGAGACCGCGCGGCTTGCCGATGTGGTCCTGCCGGCCGCGTCCGCCCTCGAAAAGGACGGCACTTTCACCAACACCGACC is drawn from Desulfomicrobium apsheronum and contains these coding sequences:
- the fdhF gene encoding formate dehydrogenase subunit alpha; translated protein: MELTINDITCTFAPGQTILEVATAHGIFIPTLCHLPNCTPTGACRICVVEVWGARTLVASCAAPATEGMIVGTETERVLRARKTILRLMLDSGNHDCLLCPAAGDCVLQSLAFRYGVGTGTFERPKPRHRPETGNPFIVRDFSKCILCGRCVQACNEVQVNEAIDYGYRGAATKIVAGCDSTLAESDCVFCGECLQVCPVGALSIHDARGKARLCETRPVRTTCPYCGVGCQMDVHVKDGRIQHVLGAVDGHNEGSLCVKGRFALDFTAHPERLRTPLIRRDGVLVPASWDEALDLVASRLLALREEHGPRSLGFLASARCTNEENYLFQKLARCMGTNNVDHCARLCHASSLEALVQAFGSASPTNVMADVVNAEVILVTGSNTTETHPVFSSRIKRAARAGATLVVVDPRAVGLTRHADLWLRPRPGTDIAWINGLMHVILREGLENRDFIDRRTEGFEELREALAVYTPAYVQAATGIPAADLERAARLYARAGAATILYCMGITQHTCGTDTVLALANLAMLCGQVGRPGAGINPLRGQNNVQGSCDMGGLPGVLPGYGRVDDDAALGRIESLWKMSLSRTPGLTATEMMATPQVRGMYIMGENPMVSDADVAHVRRRLDELDFLVVQDIFLTETARLADVVLPAASALEKDGTFTNTDRRVQRVRAAVPCPGEALPDWRILNLLGPRLGVPMGYDRPEEIMREIALAAPIYAGIDYRRIRWEGIVWPCPDQTHPGTPILHREAFPRGRGRFIPTHPQAPAEMPDADYPFVLSTGRVLEHYHTGTMTRKSEGLNRIMPSCPVEIHPEDAARLDIASGQQVRVASRRGEITVTARVTGRVTPGMVFIPFHFAEAAANELTNSACDAAARIPEFKVCAVRVWPA